One segment of Polaribacter huanghezhanensis DNA contains the following:
- a CDS encoding penicillin acylase family protein: MKIFKKFLKVVAVFIVLIFVGFWLFSRTLYPTYNGELELANISDEVTVYYDEVGVPHINAQNQKDAYTALGYVHAQDRLWQMELIRRIAAGRLAEIFGKELIKTDKFFSGLGIEEASAKTIKNLDKNSEAYKLTMAYLDGINQFMENGPTPIEFYLVGVDKEKYTIKDVYNVFGYMAFSFAAAYKTDPMLTEVKEKLGAAYFNEISLSNVKNTVLIHNEKNPILTASVAAAMQELNKNLPLSPFIGSNSWVLGPEKTKYGRVIFANDPHIGYSQPSVWYQSHIKTPDYEMYGFNLALSPFSLIGHNREYAYGMTMFENDDVDFYFEKNNPDNPNEYLTDNGCKTYDVIEKRIKVKDQKDAVYQIKVSQHGPIVNDLMEQIDDKRPIAMQWIYTKLNNELLEVGYDISHSNSLAEFKKGAARLHAPGLNMMYGDAKNNIAWFASGKLYKYREGINTKTVLDGASGKDEILEYYDFEENPQAINPSWNYVYSANNEPDSIKGGLYPGYYLPEDRAKRIVSLLKDKNDFTKEDVAKMLYDVTSATVASNITTLATGIDKENLSPSEKLSLDYLKKWNGFYGKKEIAPTIYNRFIYEVLVATYQDEMGKSFKQFINTPYQDKAFVEQIAREESVWWDNIKTVNKKETRTDIITSSYKKAIAFLGNQLGENVQDWTWDRVISVEYPHALGKVAALRSYFNVGPFKTRGGNEVINNQIFNLDSTGVYKITAGPSTRRIVDFSDVENSLGILPTGQSGNVFSDHYKDQAQKYVDGEFVKMKLNQKEIEASENVLIFKVKK; this comes from the coding sequence ATGAAAATTTTCAAAAAATTCTTAAAAGTAGTTGCCGTATTCATCGTTTTAATTTTTGTTGGATTTTGGTTGTTTTCCAGAACGTTATATCCAACCTATAATGGAGAATTAGAGTTGGCAAATATTTCTGATGAAGTTACTGTCTATTATGATGAAGTTGGCGTGCCGCACATCAATGCGCAAAATCAAAAAGATGCATATACTGCTTTGGGTTATGTACACGCGCAAGATAGATTGTGGCAAATGGAATTAATTAGAAGAATTGCCGCAGGAAGATTGGCAGAAATTTTCGGAAAAGAATTGATAAAAACAGACAAGTTTTTCTCTGGATTAGGAATTGAAGAAGCATCTGCAAAAACGATAAAAAACTTAGATAAAAATTCTGAAGCCTACAAATTAACGATGGCGTATTTAGACGGAATCAATCAATTTATGGAAAATGGACCAACGCCTATTGAGTTTTATTTAGTTGGAGTTGATAAAGAAAAATACACCATAAAAGATGTGTATAATGTGTTTGGTTATATGGCTTTTAGTTTTGCTGCTGCTTACAAAACAGATCCAATGTTAACTGAAGTAAAAGAAAAATTAGGTGCAGCGTATTTTAACGAAATCAGTTTGTCTAATGTTAAAAATACGGTGTTAATTCACAATGAGAAAAATCCTATTTTAACGGCAAGTGTTGCTGCTGCAATGCAAGAGTTAAATAAAAATTTACCCTTATCGCCATTTATTGGAAGTAATTCTTGGGTTTTAGGTCCAGAAAAAACAAAGTATGGACGTGTAATTTTTGCAAACGATCCACATATTGGATATTCACAACCATCCGTTTGGTATCAATCTCATATAAAAACTCCAGATTACGAAATGTATGGATTTAATTTAGCGCTTTCTCCATTTTCATTAATTGGTCATAATAGAGAATATGCATACGGAATGACGATGTTTGAGAATGATGATGTCGATTTTTATTTTGAAAAAAACAACCCAGATAATCCGAATGAATATCTAACAGACAACGGTTGTAAAACCTATGATGTTATAGAAAAAAGAATCAAAGTAAAAGACCAAAAAGATGCTGTGTATCAAATAAAAGTAAGTCAGCATGGCCCAATTGTAAATGATTTAATGGAGCAAATTGACGATAAAAGACCAATAGCAATGCAATGGATTTACACCAAATTAAACAATGAATTGTTAGAAGTTGGTTACGATATTTCGCATTCAAATTCCTTAGCAGAATTTAAAAAAGGTGCTGCACGTTTGCACGCTCCGGGATTAAATATGATGTACGGTGATGCTAAAAATAATATTGCATGGTTTGCTTCCGGAAAACTGTATAAATACCGAGAGGGAATCAATACAAAAACCGTTTTAGACGGTGCTTCTGGAAAAGATGAAATCTTAGAGTATTATGATTTTGAGGAAAATCCGCAAGCAATAAACCCGAGTTGGAATTATGTGTATTCTGCAAATAATGAACCAGATTCTATAAAAGGAGGTTTGTATCCAGGGTATTATTTGCCAGAGGATAGAGCGAAAAGAATAGTGAGTTTATTGAAAGATAAAAACGATTTCACAAAAGAAGATGTTGCCAAAATGCTATATGATGTTACTTCTGCAACAGTAGCATCAAATATTACAACTTTAGCAACTGGAATTGATAAAGAGAACTTATCGCCAAGCGAAAAATTAAGTTTAGATTATTTAAAAAAATGGAATGGTTTTTACGGAAAAAAAGAAATTGCTCCAACCATTTACAACCGATTTATTTATGAAGTTTTAGTAGCAACATATCAAGATGAAATGGGTAAAAGCTTCAAACAATTTATAAATACACCTTATCAAGATAAAGCATTTGTAGAGCAAATTGCGAGAGAAGAATCTGTTTGGTGGGATAATATTAAAACTGTAAATAAAAAAGAAACAAGAACAGATATTATTACCAGTTCATATAAAAAAGCCATTGCGTTTTTAGGAAATCAATTGGGAGAAAATGTGCAAGATTGGACTTGGGATCGTGTTATTTCTGTTGAATATCCGCACGCATTAGGAAAAGTTGCTGCATTGCGTAGCTATTTTAATGTTGGGCCTTTTAAAACGAGAGGAGGAAACGAGGTAATTAACAATCAGATTTTTAATTTAGATAGCACAGGCGTTTATAAAATTACTGCCGGACCTTCTACGCGTAGAATTGTCGATTTTTCTGATGTTGAAAATAGTTTAGGGATTTTACCAACCGGACAATCTGGAAATGTGTTTAGTGATCATTATAAAGACCAAGCACAAAAATATGTTGATGGCGAATTTGTAAAAATGAAACTGAATCAAAAAGAGATTGAAGCTTCTGAAAATGTGTTGATTTTTAAAGTGAAGAAATAA
- a CDS encoding SH3 domain-containing protein, with translation MKKTLFIFLLFNAFLLNAQSAKNYHVKSQNLNVREKPNSKSPIVIKLKRYDNFKIIEEKNSLGWVKITYKSYTGYVHSRYIKKGKVNISYYSVRTGAKCRDGSSSSATGRGACSHHGGVSYWITSKRKSVSVEN, from the coding sequence ATGAAAAAAACACTGTTTATATTTTTATTGTTTAATGCTTTTCTTCTGAATGCACAATCAGCAAAAAATTATCATGTTAAATCGCAAAACTTAAATGTAAGAGAAAAACCAAACAGTAAATCTCCAATAGTTATTAAGTTAAAGAGATATGATAATTTTAAAATAATTGAAGAGAAAAATTCACTAGGTTGGGTTAAGATAACTTATAAAAGTTATACAGGATATGTTCATTCAAGATATATTAAAAAAGGGAAAGTAAATATTTCTTACTATTCTGTTAGAACGGGGGCTAAATGTAGAGATGGATCTAGTAGTAGTGCAACAGGTAGAGGAGCATGTTCACATCATGGAGGTGTTTCTTATTGGATTACATCAAAAAGAAAATCAGTTAGTGTAGAGAATTAA
- a CDS encoding nitroreductase family protein, with the protein MTNEKTVSEAIQYRRSVRIFDAEKPLDTSLVKKCIEQATLAPNSSNMQLWEFYHITSKDMIAKIAPFCFNQNAATTAQQLVVFVVRKDLWKQRAKANLKFMDAVFGENNPKSEQRSREKVARNYYGKIIPFAYVDFFGILGWFKYLMILIIGLFRPIYREVRQKDMRIVAHKSAGLAAQNFMTSMAAIDYDTCPMEGSDTWRVKRVLGLPFGAEINMIVSCGIRTEKGVYGERFRIPFEEVYKEV; encoded by the coding sequence ATGACCAACGAAAAAACAGTTTCAGAAGCAATACAATACAGGCGTTCTGTAAGAATATTTGACGCAGAAAAACCTCTAGATACTTCTCTCGTAAAAAAATGTATTGAGCAAGCAACACTTGCTCCAAATAGTAGCAATATGCAATTGTGGGAGTTTTATCACATCACTTCAAAAGATATGATTGCCAAAATTGCGCCCTTTTGTTTCAATCAAAATGCAGCAACAACCGCACAACAATTAGTTGTTTTTGTAGTCAGAAAAGATTTATGGAAACAACGTGCAAAAGCAAATTTAAAATTTATGGATGCTGTTTTTGGCGAAAACAATCCGAAGTCTGAACAACGTAGTAGAGAAAAAGTAGCTCGAAATTATTACGGAAAAATCATTCCGTTTGCATACGTAGATTTCTTCGGAATTTTAGGTTGGTTTAAATATTTGATGATTTTAATTATAGGGCTTTTTAGACCGATTTACAGAGAAGTTCGGCAAAAAGATATGCGCATTGTTGCACACAAATCTGCTGGATTGGCAGCCCAAAATTTTATGACAAGTATGGCGGCAATTGATTATGATACCTGCCCAATGGAAGGTTCAGATACTTGGCGCGTAAAACGTGTATTGGGTTTGCCTTTTGGCGCAGAAATAAACATGATTGTTTCTTGCGGAATTAGAACCGAAAAAGGTGTGTATGGAGAACGTTTTAGAATTCCGTTTGAAGAAGTTTATAAGGAGGTTTAA
- a CDS encoding aldehyde dehydrogenase, with protein MNIPQIVQEQKTYFSSQQTKDISNRKKLLKSLLSEVTKREKDIVNALYLDFKKSEYESVMTETSIVISELKRTIKNINTWAKPQSVMPAFLNFPSSSKIYKEPFGTVLIIAPWNYPYQLALVPLIGAIAAGNTVVVKPSELTPNTSKITKEIVESVFDKNLVSVVEGGVETSTELLNQRWDYIFFTGSVQVGKIVAKAAAQFLTPVTLELGGKNPCIIDETANIKLAAKRIVWGKLINGGQTCIAPDYLLIHTSVKDKFIEYYQKEVTTAYGENPENSNDYPRIVNQRNFDRLAAMLENETFLVGGKTNREDNYIAPTLIDEPSLDSEVMKGEIFGPISPVISYQTEEDLEKIIGNYEKPLALYVFSGNKKFANKMIAKYSFGGGTINDTTVHFANHNLPFGGVGESGIGSYHGKQTFELFSHKKGVTKRYNWLDLPMRYAPYKGKLKTLKTFMKLFS; from the coding sequence ATGAATATTCCGCAAATAGTACAAGAGCAAAAAACATATTTTTCTTCGCAACAAACCAAAGACATTTCCAACAGAAAAAAACTTTTAAAAAGTTTGCTTTCAGAAGTTACTAAAAGAGAAAAAGACATTGTAAATGCGCTGTATTTAGATTTTAAAAAATCGGAATACGAAAGTGTAATGACAGAAACTTCCATTGTAATTTCTGAACTCAAAAGAACAATTAAAAACATCAATACTTGGGCAAAACCACAAAGCGTGATGCCTGCATTTTTAAACTTTCCGTCTTCTAGTAAAATTTACAAAGAACCTTTTGGAACTGTTTTAATAATTGCTCCTTGGAATTATCCATATCAACTCGCATTAGTTCCACTTATTGGCGCAATTGCTGCAGGAAATACTGTGGTTGTAAAACCATCAGAATTAACGCCAAACACCAGTAAAATTACCAAAGAAATTGTCGAGTCGGTTTTCGACAAAAACTTGGTAAGCGTTGTTGAAGGCGGTGTTGAAACATCAACAGAATTACTAAATCAACGTTGGGATTATATTTTCTTTACAGGAAGTGTACAAGTTGGTAAAATTGTAGCAAAAGCTGCCGCGCAATTTTTAACTCCAGTTACGTTAGAATTAGGCGGAAAAAATCCATGTATTATTGATGAAACTGCCAATATTAAATTAGCGGCAAAAAGAATTGTTTGGGGAAAATTAATCAATGGCGGACAAACCTGTATTGCTCCAGATTATTTGTTAATTCATACTTCTGTAAAAGATAAATTTATTGAATATTATCAGAAAGAAGTCACCACCGCTTATGGAGAAAATCCAGAGAACTCTAACGATTATCCACGAATTGTAAATCAACGTAATTTTGATAGATTAGCAGCGATGTTAGAAAATGAAACCTTTTTAGTTGGTGGAAAAACAAACCGAGAAGACAATTATATTGCCCCTACTTTAATTGATGAACCGAGTTTGGATAGCGAAGTAATGAAAGGTGAAATTTTTGGACCAATTTCTCCTGTGATTTCTTATCAAACCGAAGAAGATTTAGAAAAAATAATCGGCAACTACGAAAAACCTTTAGCACTTTATGTATTTTCTGGAAATAAAAAATTTGCAAATAAAATGATTGCCAAGTATTCTTTTGGTGGTGGAACCATTAACGACACAACGGTACATTTTGCAAATCACAATTTACCTTTTGGTGGCGTTGGCGAAAGCGGAATTGGAAGTTACCACGGAAAGCAAACATTTGAGTTGTTTTCACACAAAAAAGGAGTAACAAAACGTTACAATTGGCTCGATCTTCCGATGAGGTATGCTCCTTATAAAGGAAAATTAAAGACATTAAAAACCTTCATGAAATTATTTTCATAA
- a CDS encoding alkane 1-monooxygenase — MKSLKFLTVFSLPISVYFSFNMNGWYTFLPLFLFFGIVPILEFLFKPTPENFNKEQEQIEKENKMYTYILYLTVPVQLYFLYLFFYAIQEPHLTTFELIGRLFGMGLMSGTLGINVGHELGHRNNRFDQFLGEILLLSSINTHFLPYHNAGHHFNVATPKDAATARKSEIIYSFWIRSHFTSYKQAWQLENKRLKLSGRSWFHYQNRMVIYTLLNIILLSSIFYFFGTFVLICFVIASIIGILLLESVNYIEHYGLLRKQSESGRYEKVKRTHSWNSDHVIGKLMLFNLSRHSDHHYNGSKHYQILKSLPESPQMPTGYPGMVILALVPPLWFSVMHTKLKEQ, encoded by the coding sequence ATGAAAAGCCTAAAATTTCTTACCGTTTTTTCTCTACCAATTAGCGTTTACTTTTCATTCAATATGAATGGTTGGTATACTTTTTTACCTTTATTTTTATTCTTCGGAATTGTTCCTATTTTAGAGTTTTTATTTAAACCAACACCAGAAAATTTTAACAAAGAACAAGAGCAAATTGAAAAAGAAAATAAAATGTACACTTATATTTTATATTTAACAGTTCCTGTGCAATTGTACTTTTTGTATTTGTTTTTTTACGCAATCCAAGAACCTCATTTAACCACTTTTGAATTGATTGGAAGACTCTTTGGAATGGGATTAATGTCTGGAACACTTGGCATAAATGTGGGACATGAATTAGGTCACAGAAACAACAGATTTGACCAGTTTTTAGGAGAAATTTTATTATTAAGTTCTATAAACACTCATTTTTTACCGTATCATAATGCGGGCCATCATTTTAACGTTGCCACTCCAAAAGATGCGGCTACTGCAAGAAAAAGCGAAATTATTTATAGCTTTTGGATTCGCTCTCATTTTACGAGCTACAAACAAGCTTGGCAATTAGAAAACAAACGCTTAAAACTTTCTGGCAGAAGCTGGTTTCATTACCAAAACAGAATGGTCATCTATACTTTATTAAACATCATTTTACTTTCATCCATCTTTTATTTCTTCGGAACATTTGTGCTGATTTGCTTTGTAATTGCATCAATAATTGGAATTTTATTATTAGAAAGTGTAAACTACATCGAACATTACGGACTATTACGAAAACAATCTGAAAGTGGCAGGTACGAAAAAGTAAAAAGAACACATTCTTGGAACTCAGATCATGTCATTGGTAAATTAATGTTGTTTAATTTATCGCGTCATTCAGATCATCATTACAACGGAAGTAAACACTATCAAATTTTAAAATCGCTACCAGAAAGTCCGCAAATGCCAACAGGTTATCCAGGGATGGTCATCTTAGCATTAGTACCTCCTTTATGGTTTTCAGTAATGCATACAAAACTAAAAGAACAATAG
- a CDS encoding RluA family pseudouridine synthase, giving the protein MLSTKENLQVLFEDNHIVIVNKRAGDISQGDKTGDKPLSDVVKEYIKKKYNKPGDVFLGVVHRLDRPTSGVIIFARTSKALERLNKMLRDKTIQKTYWAVVKNQPEKESDTLINFLKKNPKNNKSTAYSKEIDGSKKAVLHYKTIRKLDNYSLLEIDLETGRHHQIRCQLATIGSPIKGDLKYGFNRSNKDGSIHLHARKINFIHPVSKEEISVIAPLSKDPIWDSCT; this is encoded by the coding sequence ATGTTATCTACCAAAGAAAATTTGCAAGTTTTATTTGAAGACAATCACATTGTTATTGTAAACAAACGTGCTGGCGATATTTCTCAAGGTGATAAAACGGGCGACAAACCTTTAAGTGATGTTGTTAAAGAATACATCAAAAAGAAATACAACAAACCAGGTGATGTTTTTTTAGGAGTTGTCCACAGATTAGACAGACCAACAAGCGGCGTGATCATTTTTGCAAGAACTTCTAAAGCTCTCGAAAGATTAAACAAAATGTTACGTGATAAAACCATTCAAAAGACCTATTGGGCAGTTGTAAAAAATCAACCAGAAAAAGAATCGGATACCTTAATTAATTTTCTAAAAAAGAATCCAAAAAACAACAAATCTACCGCGTATTCTAAAGAAATTGATGGCAGTAAAAAAGCTGTTTTACATTATAAAACCATTAGAAAACTAGATAATTATTCGCTGTTAGAAATCGATTTAGAAACCGGTCGTCATCATCAAATTAGATGTCAATTAGCTACAATTGGATCACCAATAAAAGGCGACTTAAAATATGGTTTTAACAGAAGTAATAAAGATGGGAGTATTCATTTACATGCACGAAAAATAAATTTTATTCATCCTGTAAGCAAAGAAGAAATTTCTGTAATTGCTCCTTTATCAAAAGATCCTATTTGGGATTCGTGTACTTAA
- the yihA gene encoding ribosome biogenesis GTP-binding protein YihA/YsxC, which produces MKIKSAEFVMSNSNVTNAPKDRIPEYAFIGRSNVGKSSLINMLMERKDLAKTSGKPGKTQLINHFKINESWFLVDLPGYGYAQISKKKRTIFQHFIENYFKEREQLVCTFVLIDSRHDPQKIDIEFMQFLGENQIPFCIVFTKADKIGSSKINNQIASYKKKLLTYWETLPESFLTSSTTSLGRKEVLDFIDNVNVDVADNFK; this is translated from the coding sequence ATGAAAATCAAATCGGCAGAATTTGTAATGAGTAACAGTAATGTTACCAATGCACCCAAAGACAGAATTCCAGAATACGCTTTTATTGGTCGTTCTAATGTTGGTAAATCTTCTTTAATCAACATGTTGATGGAGCGAAAAGATTTAGCTAAAACTTCTGGAAAACCTGGAAAAACACAATTAATCAATCATTTTAAAATAAATGAATCTTGGTTTTTAGTGGATTTACCTGGTTATGGTTATGCACAAATTTCTAAAAAGAAAAGAACCATTTTTCAACACTTTATAGAAAATTATTTTAAAGAAAGAGAACAATTGGTTTGTACCTTTGTTTTAATTGATAGCAGACATGATCCGCAGAAAATAGACATCGAATTTATGCAGTTTTTAGGAGAAAATCAAATTCCGTTTTGCATCGTTTTTACCAAAGCTGATAAAATTGGAAGTTCTAAAATAAACAATCAAATTGCTTCTTACAAAAAGAAATTACTTACGTATTGGGAAACACTTCCTGAATCATTTTTAACTTCATCAACAACAAGTCTTGGAAGAAAAGAAGTTTTAGATTTTATTGATAATGTAAACGTTGATGTTGCTGATAATTTCAAATAA
- a CDS encoding alpha/beta fold hydrolase, with translation MTENLITEGKFTYAEAGEGQAIVVLHGLMGALSNFDATFNHFSKKGYKVLIPELPLYSLPLLKTNIKNLAKFLNDFIEFKKLDKIVLVGNSLGGHIGLYFSKHYPDKVKALVLTGSSGLYENTMGDSYPRRGDRGYVTQKARDVFYDPAIATEELIDDVYVVINNRNSLIRTLAIAKSAIRHNMAKDLPKMSQPTCLIWGKQDKVTPPEVAVDFDKLLPDSELFWVDKCGHAAMMERPKEFNNLLDAWLTSRNI, from the coding sequence ATGACAGAAAACTTAATTACTGAAGGTAAGTTTACATACGCAGAAGCAGGTGAAGGACAAGCAATAGTTGTATTGCATGGGCTAATGGGAGCGTTAAGTAATTTTGATGCTACTTTTAATCATTTTTCTAAAAAAGGCTATAAAGTTTTAATTCCTGAATTACCTTTATATTCTTTGCCTTTATTAAAAACCAATATTAAAAATTTAGCAAAATTTTTAAATGATTTTATCGAGTTTAAAAAACTAGACAAAATCGTACTAGTTGGAAACTCTTTAGGCGGACATATTGGTCTCTATTTTTCAAAACATTACCCAGATAAAGTAAAAGCACTGGTGCTAACTGGGAGTTCTGGACTCTATGAAAATACCATGGGAGATAGCTACCCTAGAAGAGGAGATAGAGGATATGTAACTCAAAAAGCTCGTGATGTTTTTTACGATCCTGCTATTGCAACAGAAGAATTGATTGATGATGTTTATGTTGTAATTAACAACAGAAACTCCTTAATAAGAACCTTAGCAATTGCCAAAAGTGCAATAAGGCATAATATGGCAAAAGATTTACCAAAAATGAGCCAACCAACTTGTTTGATTTGGGGAAAACAAGATAAAGTTACGCCGCCAGAAGTTGCGGTAGATTTTGACAAGCTTTTACCCGATTCTGAATTATTTTGGGTAGATAAATGTGGTCATGCGGCAATGATGGAAAGACCAAAGGAGTTCAACAATCTTTTAGACGCTTGGCTCACTTCTAGAAACATTTAA
- the mraZ gene encoding division/cell wall cluster transcriptional repressor MraZ, giving the protein MNLIGTYECKADAKGRVMFSSALKKQLLPVVSEGFVVKRAVFQSCLELYPMKEWNLMMDKINTLNRFVKKNNDFIRRFTAGVKEVELDASGRLLIPKDLCQFAGIEKQVVLSSAVNIIEIWDKDKYENAIDDAAVDFAELAEDVMGNTDADELS; this is encoded by the coding sequence ATGAATCTAATTGGTACATACGAATGCAAGGCCGATGCTAAAGGAAGAGTGATGTTTTCATCCGCTTTGAAGAAGCAGTTGTTGCCTGTTGTATCTGAAGGATTTGTAGTGAAAAGAGCAGTTTTTCAATCTTGTTTGGAGTTGTATCCGATGAAAGAATGGAATTTGATGATGGATAAAATCAATACGTTAAATCGGTTTGTGAAAAAGAATAATGATTTTATCAGAAGGTTTACAGCTGGAGTTAAAGAGGTTGAGTTAGATGCCTCTGGACGATTATTAATTCCGAAAGATTTATGTCAGTTTGCTGGAATAGAAAAGCAAGTTGTGCTGTCGTCAGCAGTCAATATTATTGAAATTTGGGATAAAGATAAGTATGAGAATGCGATAGATGATGCCGCAGTTGATTTTGCAGAATTGGCTGAAGATGTAATGGGAAATACCGATGCAGATGAGTTATCATGA
- the rsmH gene encoding 16S rRNA (cytosine(1402)-N(4))-methyltransferase RsmH produces MSYHDPVLLKESVDALKIKENGIYVDVTFGGGGHSREILSRLGKDGKLFAFDQDPDAQENKIDDERFVLIAENFRHITRFLKFYRIKKVDGILADLGVSSHQFDVAERGFSTRFDGDLDMRMDQKSDISAKHIINKYGEERLADVLFLYGDLRNARALSKSIVEARLETAIETSFQLKEALKRHLPKAKEHKILAQIFQAIRIEVNQELEVLKEFLNQIPDLLKEDGRLSVISYHSLEDRLVKRFIRTGLFSGEPNKDFYGNTSEPLKKVGKLIVPTQDEVKLNNRARSAKLRMATLK; encoded by the coding sequence ATGAGTTATCATGATCCGGTTTTATTAAAGGAAAGCGTTGATGCTTTAAAGATTAAAGAAAACGGAATTTATGTTGACGTGACCTTTGGTGGCGGAGGACATTCTAGAGAAATATTAAGTCGTTTAGGAAAAGACGGAAAGTTGTTTGCTTTTGATCAAGATCCAGACGCACAAGAAAATAAGATTGATGATGAACGTTTTGTCCTGATTGCAGAAAATTTTAGACACATTACAAGGTTTTTAAAATTTTATAGAATAAAAAAAGTAGATGGAATTTTAGCTGATTTAGGAGTTTCATCGCATCAATTTGATGTAGCAGAAAGAGGTTTTTCTACTCGATTTGATGGAGATTTAGACATGAGAATGGATCAGAAAAGTGATATTTCTGCGAAACACATCATTAATAAATATGGAGAAGAGCGGTTGGCAGATGTATTGTTTTTATATGGCGATTTAAGAAATGCAAGAGCGTTGTCAAAATCGATAGTAGAAGCAAGACTAGAAACAGCAATTGAAACAAGTTTTCAATTAAAAGAAGCATTAAAAAGACATTTGCCAAAGGCAAAAGAACATAAAATTTTAGCTCAGATTTTTCAAGCTATTCGCATAGAAGTAAATCAAGAGTTAGAAGTATTAAAAGAGTTTTTAAATCAGATTCCAGATTTGTTAAAAGAAGATGGAAGATTGAGTGTAATCTCTTATCATTCTTTAGAGGATCGATTGGTGAAGAGATTTATAAGAACAGGATTATTTAGCGGCGAGCCCAATAAAGATTTTTACGGTAACACAAGTGAACCCTTAAAAAAAGTTGGAAAATTAATAGTACCTACCCAAGATGAAGTTAAGTTGAACAACAGGGCTCGTAGCGCTAAATTAAGAATGGCAACATTAAAATAG
- a CDS encoding FtsL-like putative cell division protein, translating to MTKVKRNIYDVLRGGFLTDASAFKNWRIIIFVVFLLLFMITSGHKADGKVIKIAELNKKKRELRAEYVDTGTILMRMKMESNIRQKVKSRGILPSKTSPEKIKIIRKTN from the coding sequence ATGACAAAAGTAAAAAGAAATATTTACGATGTATTACGTGGAGGTTTCCTTACAGATGCTTCGGCATTTAAAAACTGGCGCATTATCATTTTTGTTGTTTTTCTATTATTATTTATGATTACTAGTGGGCATAAAGCCGATGGTAAGGTTATTAAAATTGCAGAATTAAATAAAAAGAAAAGAGAATTAAGAGCAGAATACGTTGATACAGGAACCATTTTAATGCGAATGAAAATGGAATCGAACATTCGACAGAAGGTAAAATCTAGAGGAATACTTCCTTCCAAAACGTCTCCAGAAAAAATAAAAATCATCCGAAAAACGAACTAA